In Ammospiza nelsoni isolate bAmmNel1 chromosome 22, bAmmNel1.pri, whole genome shotgun sequence, a single window of DNA contains:
- the CDA gene encoding cytidine deaminase — translation MQRSGQHPLPAVPPGQPQGDHLQLLLRRSREAKNCAYCPYSRFPVGAALLTAGGQIFSGCNVENACYSLGMCAERGAIQKAISEGHTSFKAMAIASDMGDDFITPCGACRQVMREFGTDWDVYLTKGDGTYIVKKLEELLPTSFGPEDLKKV, via the exons atgCAGAGAAGCGGGCAGCACCcgctccctgctgtccccccgggccagccccagggtgaccatctccagctcctgctgcgCCGCAGCCGCGAGGCCAAAAACTGCGCCTATTGCCCCTATAGCCGCTTCCCGGTGGGAGCTGCGCTGCTCACCGCCGGAGGGCAGATCTTCTCGG GGTGCAACGTGGAGAACGCCTGCTACAGCCTGGGGATGTGTGCCGAGCGCGGTGCCATCCAAAAAGCCATCTCTGAGGGGCACACCAGCTTCAAGGCCATGGCCATCGCCAG TGACATGGGGGACGACTTCATCACACCCTGTGGCGCCTGCAGACAAGTGATGAGAGAG TTTGGCACAGACTGGGATGTCTACCTGACCAAAGGAGATGGCACCTACATTGTCAagaagctggaggagctgctgcctacCTCCTTTGGTCCTGAGGACCTGAAGAAGGTCTGA
- the PINK1 gene encoding serine/threonine-protein kinase PINK1, mitochondrial, protein MAVRLLLARALRLLPRCRPPCAPRAPRPDPRPGPAPAAPPAPWRPWLAWLPAARRLFLRGPAGGLAAVARRGRGGVCLALAMALGLVEPRLEEQRRAEAACRHIQTVFVGKNKPQKDPLSSLRWQGFKLEEYLIGQPIGKGCSAAVYEAAIPFCPAPQDPAQSSPLPALQQQPASASQGAEEEPVVKHQPQGAFPLAIKMMWNISAGSSSEAILDAMGRELVPATGLALSGEYGAVSGRRNPVLGRKKLQPHPNIIQVIRAFTSSVPLLPGAFADYPDMLPLSLNPRGIGHSRTLFLVMKNYPFTLRQYLQENTPDVRLSTVMILQLLEGVDHLVRHGIAHRDLKSDNILVEFDSAGCPWLVITDFGCCLADENIGLRLPFTSSYVDRGGNGCLMAPEVITASPGPGTVINYSKADAWAVGAIAYEILGLANPFYGHGDSSLESRSYQEDQLPSLPNHVPFEVRQVIKMLLQRDPNKRLSARVAANVLHLSLWGDSVVASRTLKPDQMIAWLLCQSAATLLTNRLSDKSQVETKMKMCFLANLEFEDLWAAIFLLLAWRSNSG, encoded by the exons ATGGCGgtgcggctgctgctggcccgggCCCTGCGGCTCCTCCCGCGGTGCCGCCCGCCCTGcgcgccccgcgccccccgccccgacccccgccccgggcccgcgcccgccgcgccgcccgccccatGGCGGCCCTGGCTGGCCTGGCTGCCGGCCGCCCGCCGCCTCTTCCTGCGCGGCCCGGCGGGCGGGCTGGCGGCCGTtgcgcggcggggccgcggcggcgTCTGCCTGGCGCTGGCCATGGCGCTGGGCCTGGTGGAGCCGCGCCTGGAGGAGCAGCGCCGGGCTGAGGCGGCGTGTCGCCACATCCAG ACCGTGTTTGTTGGGAAGAACAAGCCGCAGAAAGATCCCCTGAGCTCCTTGCGCTGGCAGGGCTTCAAGCTGGAGGAGTATCTCATCGGGCAGCCCATCGGGAAGGGCTGCAGTGCCGCTGTGTACGAGGCAGCCATTCCCttctgccctgctcctcaggatcctgctcagagcagccctctcccagccctgcagcagcagcctgcctcagcttcccagggcGCTGAAGAGGAGCCTGTGGTGAAGCACCAACCGCAAGGGGCTTTTCCCTTAGCTATCAAAATGATGTGGAACATTTCG GCTGGTTCCTCGAGTGAAGCCATCCTGGACGCCATGGGCCGAGAGCTCGTCCCAGCCACAGGCCTGGCCTTGTCCGGGGAATACGGAGCTGTCTCTGGCCGCAG AAATCCTGTCCTTgggaggaagaagctgcagcCTCATCCGAATATAATCCAGGTGATCCGAGCATTCACGTCCTCTGTCCCTTTGCTGCCTGGAGCCTTTGCTGATTATCCTGACATGCTTCCATTGAGCCTGAACCCCAGAGGGATCGGTCACAGCCGCACGCTCTTCTTGGTGATGAAGAA CTACCCCTTCACACTGCGCCAGTATCTGCAGGAGAACACTCCGGATGTTCGCCTCTCCACAGTGATgattctgcagctcctggaaggCGTGGACCACCTTGTTCGACATGGAATAGCACACAGAGACCTCAAGTCTGACAACATCCTGGTTGAATTTGATTCTG ctggctgtccctggctggtCATCACTGACTTTGGCTGCTGTTTGGCGGATGAAAACATCGGCCTGAGGCTGCCCTTCACCAGCTCCTACGTGGATCGGGGTGGCAACGGCTGCCTTATGGCACCTGAG GTGATCACAGCATCACCTGGTCCAGGCACGGTGATCAACTACAGCAAAGCTGATGCTTGGGCTGTTGGAGCGATTGCCTACGAGATCCTGGGCCTGGCCAATCCTTTCTATGGCCACGGGGACTCCAGTCTGGAAAGCAGAAGTTACCAGGAGGACCAGCTGCCAAGCCTGCCCAACCACGTGCCCTTCGAGGTGAGGCAGGTGATAAAGATGCTGCTTCAGAGAGATCCCAACAAG AGGTTGTCTGCGAGGGTGGCTGCGAACGTGCTGCACCTGAGCCTCTGGGGTGACAGTGTTGTGGCATCCAGGACCCTGAAACCTGACCAGATGATcgcctggctgctctgccagtCTGCAGCCACCCTGCTCACCAACAGGCTGTCAGACAAGAGCCAGGTAGAAACCAAAATGAAGATGTGCTTCTTGGCAAACCTCGAGTTCGAAGACCTCTGGGCAGCAATATTCCTTTTGCTGGCATGGAGAAGCAACTCTGGGTGA
- the AGMAT gene encoding guanidino acid hydrolase, mitochondrial, producing the protein MRPLLWAACSQLLPRAAGLCAPKPAVTTMVTASHHSLRPPALLAASSMSAGLLQPLLPGSRAPSCWSSQFNVPPSALLVARPVGICSMMRLPVQASAEGLDVAFVGVPLDTGTSNRPGARFGPRQIRAESAMLRRFNGSTGAAPFDSLRVADIGDVNVNLYNLPDSCRLIRDSYQEIVASGCVPLTLGGDHTITYPILQALAAKHGPVGLVHVDAHTDTGDTALGQRIYHGSSFRRCAEEGLLDCARVVQIGIRGSSYDPDPHKYCREQGFRVVPAEQCWMKSLEPLMREVRAQMGERPMYISFDIDGLDPAYAPGTGTPEIAGLTPAQALEIIRGCKGLNIVGCDLVEVAPMYDVSGNTALLGANLLFEMLCVLPGVKTL; encoded by the exons ATGAggcctctgctctgggctgcctgcagccagctgctgcccagggcagctgggctctgtgctcccaAGCCAGCTGTGACCACCATGGTGACAGCATCACACCACAGCCTGCGGCCTCCAGCCCTTCTGGCTGCCTCCAGTATGTCTGcagggctcctccagcccctgctcccagggagcagagcccccagctgctggagctcgCAGTTCAACGTGCCCCCCAGTGCCCTGCTCGTGGCCCGGCCTGTGGGAATCTGCTCCATGATGAGGCTTCCCGTGCAGGCGTCTGCGGAGGGACTGGATGTGGCGTTTGTGGGTGTCCCACTGGACACAGGCACGTCCAACCGGCCGGGAGCCAG GTTCGGCCCGCGTCAGATCCGCGCCGAGTCGGCCATGCTGAGGAGGTTCAACGGCAGCACCGGGGCCGCGCCCTTTGACTCCCTGCGGGTGGCCGACATCGGGGACGTGAACGTGAACCTCTACAACCTGCCCGACAGCTGCCGCCTCATCCGGGACTCCTACCAGGAGATCGTGGCCTCGGGCTGTGTGCCCCTCACCTTGG GTGGAGATCACACCATAACATACCCAATCCTGCAGGCCCTGGCGGCAAA GCACGGTCCCGTGGGGCTGGTGCACGTGGATGCTCACACGGACACCGGGGACACGGCCCTGGGGCAGCGGATCTACCACGGGAGCTCGTTCCGGCGCTGTGCGGAGGAAGGGCTGCTGGACTGCGCCCGCGTGGTGCAGATCGGCATCCGAGGCTCCTCCTATGACCCAGATCCCCACAAGTACTGCCGGGAGCAG GGTTTCCGCGTGGtcccagctgagcagtgctggatgAAGTCCCTGGAGCCGCTGATGAGAGAGGTGAGGGCGCAGATGGGGGAGAGGCCGATGTACATCAGCTTCGATATCGACGGGCTGGACCCCGCCTACGCCCCGGGCACCGGCACCCCCGAGATAGCCGGGCTCACACCTGCACAG GCTTTGGAGATTATTCGTGGCTGCAAAGGCCTGAACATAGTGGGGTGTGACCTTGTGGAAGTTGCACCAATGTATGATGTCTCTG GCAATACAGCCCTCCTGGGGGCAAACCTACTGTTTGAGATGCTGTGTGTCCTCCCAGGAGTGAAGACACTGTGA